The following nucleotide sequence is from Dunckerocampus dactyliophorus isolate RoL2022-P2 chromosome 7, RoL_Ddac_1.1, whole genome shotgun sequence.
tttagAGGTGTCTTCTTGGGCACTCAAAGACGACATACAGAGTGtaaataatgttttgtttttatcacaattaattactttattttccAGTCCATTCCATGTTTGCTGACATTTACTTTAAAGCGCCATTAAACTGTCTTTCCAATTAACTAGTCAGCCAACGTTAAGCTATGCCTAATAGACCACAGTAACATGAAAGGGAAACTTAGCCGCCTCAGTATGTTAGCTAACAATCATTTCTACAATTCTGTCAAACTAGTTAACAAACTCATCTTTGGAGCAAAGACAATTTAGTTGATTAGCTGCATAGTTACTTTTGTAGCAGCTTTTGGTGCAGATCAAGGGATATACTTTCACTTTTTGCCATTACAGTCTGTTTGCATTGGGATCAGATGGGGCCTTGACCCCGAGATTCAACAGGAGACAGCACGTGTAGCGTTTGGAACCTACTTTGTGGGGAAATGGCATCAGGTTGTTCTCTACAGATTATTGTGTGATTTTGGGTTGCACCGGATGGTTTCAGATATGTCAGGACCAATGGAAATTTCTGGTACATAAACGTACCTATAGTACTCGTCCTGGGTGAGGgagtggtggtgatggtgatgtATCCACTGTTGTTCCAGGGCCAGTCTCTGGATCTGCAGCTCCGCGCTCTGGGCCTGCTGCATGGCCTGAAGCTGGTGGGCTGCCGACATGGGACCAGTAAGGGAGGACGGTTGGGGCAGGTCACGGAAAGGAGCACCTGGGAGAAGTGAggaaaaaatcatcagtatcaTTGCTAAGAGTCAGCTCTGAATTTTTAGGACTGTTTTGATAGAAAAAAAGTGAGTGAGTACATGGACGTGGAGTCTTCTCCTCACCAAACAGCTGTTGGCGAAGCACCTCGCTGTCAGTGAGGGGGTGAGCCAGGATGGGTGTGCCTAGTGTTGCTCCGGGGTAAGGCAGGCGTGCCAAAGGAGACCCCGACGCCAGCGGGTCCATCAGGGGGTGAACCCCGCCCGCCGCTGGATGCCAATGATGTAATAAGAAATATAGGAGATATTTAATAAGAGCCAAAGAAGCAGCAATACTTAAAAGGAAATTAAGAACTACTTCAGCATAGGTAGCATAGTTAGTAGCAGTGGATACCTGTGTCTTGTTGGTGCAAATGAAGGTGCGAATGGATGTGGGAGTGCTGGTGATGGTGGGGCGTGACGTTTAGCATCTGGACACGACCCATGTTttctcctccacttcctccacCTGTTCCTCCTCCATTTGCGTtgctgcctcctcctcctcctcctgcgcTTCCTCCCCTTTCTCGTTCCCTCTCCCTCTCTCGTTCCCTGTCTCCAAAGGCTGGTGGTGCCGTTCTGTCTCGTTCCCTCTCCCGCTCTCTGTCTCCACTCCTGTCTCGCTCAAAAGAGGCGGGTGAGCGAGTGGGAGTCGGGTAGGTCTCAGAGGAAGTGGTTGGTGGTAAATGAGAGGGCAGAGAACTGGGGAATGAAGAATGGGGGACTGGGTGCTGAACTGAAGTGGCGTTGGAGGttggtggagcaggaggaggaggagcagccgGAGGTGCAGCCGGGCCTGTGGGAGGCGGGGCAGCGGGTGGTGGGACAGATGAAGCGTGCGATGAAGGTAGGAGCGATGAAGGAGGTGGATTGGACAGGGACTGCGgcgcaggagggtttggaggtcGAGCTACTGGAGGCAGAGTTGGGTTCTGGAGATGTGGGGGACCTGCAGGAGGTGGGGGAGGAGGAGTGCAATAGAGTGACACCTCATTCGGTCCCCCTCCACCTCCCCCAAGGAGCAAGGAGTGGGCATGTGCATGAGCACTAGCATGGGAATGAGAGTGAGCCAGGGCTAGGGCTGCAGGATCAGGAATGGAGCTTGGTGGGTAGACCCGTTCATCACTCTTAAATTCAAATCCTGGCTTCATACGCTCACGGTGAGCAGCAACTGCATGAGGAAAGCCAACTCCTCCTAACCCTGAACCCCCAATTCCTCCGGGTACCGGGCCTCCCGCGACCCCAGGGTGACCTCCAACACCGTGGCCCCCTTCAAGGCTGCCACCATATAGAAAGCCCAAGATTGCTGCAGCTGTTGCAGCATCAGCAGGTAGGTGATGTGGATGGGCTAATGCATGATGATTCTGGAATTGGGGTAAAAAGAACGAGGGATGGACATGAGGGTGACCATGATGAACTTGAGGGTGGTGTGCTTGAGCCCGACTTGCGGGCCCCAGTGGGGACATAGCATGGGGACGGGCATACTCACTCAGGGTTCTTAGAGCTGGGGTATCAGGACCAAGATATGGACCACCGATACCTATTCCCAAAGCACCCTGAGGGCCCCCAACTACTGCTGATGCCCCAGCCATGGACGGCAGGAGAAGAGAGTGAGGGATAGCGTGAGAAAGACTGGGATGGAGGTGGTGCGCTGGAGGAAGGTGAGCATGCGGGTGTGAGGGATGATGCTGAGTGTGAGGTGGAGGGTGAGCGGCCGGGTTTCCCGGACAGGAGGAAGACGATGAAGGATCGAGGATCATAGAGGATGAGGTAGGGAAGAAGAGGGAAGAACCATGACGAGCCCCTGCAGCTGCACTAGCATCTTTTTGctgctgcaaaaaacaaaagaaaaaataaacattaattCCATTGTACGATCACTTTAATTTATTGTCATTGAAAACCATGAGGTGGTGATTCAAATTGCGGGAATTTTACAAATCAAACTtctcatatactgtatctaatattttaagggactgttttcaacacaacgtgagctgcagCGCTGAGACGCTGTCTCTGTATGACATGCTCTTCTCGACCagttatctgcagctgtgtgttggacAGACGGCACGTTAAGTCTCTACTCGATGTCAATTCCCAcccactcaagcttgacaaagccGCCCGgaaacatggcatgcacctcGCGGCAGCGTAACATGTGAATAGCGTAGACAgaacgtgaggtgcattcacagacattgggtcattacattattattacatttttttccccggcAAAGCCccacgacccactgaaaacgggtccgcaacccacttttgggtcccgacccaccattTGGGTCCACTTTGAACCACTGCTGTAGACACTAAATACCTGTTCTCCACCATTCAGCACTATATTTAGAAACTTTAGAGAGGCAGTTTTGCTCCACAAGCTCACCTGTAGATGGCGATCCAGTTCCCTCTCACGCTCCCTTTCGcgctctctttctttttctcttaGATCTCTGGCTCGTTGCTCAACCTCCCTCCGAGCTCTTTCTATCACCTCATTCCTCTTCTTCCATAATTTGGAACCGTCCAACGGAACAAAGAGGACATCGCTGCGGGCACAGGAGTTGCTGCTGCCTCGGTCAAGGACTTTGTGAAACCTAGAGACAAGTGACACAGTGCACCATTATTTCAACCATCAGGAGTCAATACCACAGTAATTTTGATACCTCTTATTGAGAACTCAAGTGAGAGACAAATGAAGGAAAACAATTACCTTGCTGATTGGCTAGCATGAATGGGAATGTCTACAGGCTTAGGTTCAGGAGATGGGCTTCTCAACACAGGTGGTGGACTGTCACTCTCGTCCCTGTCCTCTGGTGGTTCTTCCTTAATTACAGGCGGTTGGGGCAGGCCGGAATCTGAAAGGACATCTCCACCAGGAAGTGTTGGTGTAGTAATGTTGTTGTTAGTAAGAGGTGGAGGGCCCTTAGAGACATTCTGAGGTGATTGGGAGTTTGTATTGCTGTTAGTGGGTGTACCACCGTTGCTATTGCTGTTAGCCAGATTATTGCTGCCGCTCCCATTAGAGTGGTATGTTCCACTGAAGTTAGGGTGGCTGTTCAAGGTGCTATGTAAAGGGGAGGGACGGCATCCAGGTGATGGCATGCCTGGTCCAGGAAGGGGCATGTTAGGAGCAGAGGTGGATCCAGGGGGGAACGACGAGAAACCTCCCATCTGATTAGTGGAGGGGCTGGGTAGTGGGGATAGATGTGTTGGAGGAGTCTGAGCAGTTGACTGGTAGAGTGGAGCACGTATATTAGGTGCCATACCTGGTGGGGGTTGCTGAGTATGGGAAGTTTGAGTTGGAGGATATGGAGCATTTGGAGGGTGTCCATGACTGGTAGCAGAGGATGGAGACAGGGCAGGAGGTTGATTTGGACCCCCACGGTTTTGGTACAGAGCAGACTCTCGCAGGTTTGAgtccctctctctgtctctaGGTCCAGGCTGGTAGTGGGGGTGAGAAGGATTTTGCATTCCACCAGACCCTGAAAACTCTCTTCCTAGATTAGAGGTAACGCCAGGTGGGCTGAGATAATCTCGATTGGTTCCAGTGGAGGAGGGTGCGCCAGCACTGAAATCCTTCCCACCGGCGGGAGGATACTCTCTGTGAAAGCTGTCAGGTCCAGAGGAAGGGGTTTGTGCCTGGTCTATGGGAGGTGGAAAGTCACGATTGGAGGAGTTTGTGGGATGTGAGTGTGGGGGCAGGGAAGAATGAGGTGGGTGGCTACTGTTGTTTTGCGGTGATGCTGGTGGATCTCGACTCAGCATGGGGTTAACAGGTAGTCCGCTAGTTGAACTGGGGTGGTTTCCTTGTGAGATGGAGTTGTTTGGGTTACAGTTTCCTTCTCTTGTTTGGCCTCCAACCTCACCCCATCTGCCTCTGTCTTTGTCTCTGGTATGCCCCCCTCCAGCTCCGTTAGGACCAAAGTCTCTACTCTGGTTTTGGTTTGGCATGGGAAACTCTCTTCCTAGATCCCGTTCTCTTTCTTGCTCTCTGTCTCTGAAAGCTGGAACAAAGTCTCTTCTTTCAGCTCCTATATTAGAAGATCCATCTCTTCCAGAGCCTTGGAACTCCCTGTTTTGACCTACAGACAAACCTGCAAACTCCCTGCCTTGGATACCAGCCATCCCACCACTACCATTCGCCCCACTATTAGTGTTGCTGTTGTTACCAATGGGAGCAGAGAACTCCCTGTTGAGCTCACCCCGTGCTCCCCTCTCCCTGTCTCCCACAGACCCTCTGTCTCTATCCCCTCCCCCTCCAGCATACCTGGGAATGTACTCCCTGTGGGGGTGAGGGTGCGGATGGGGGAGGTAAGAAGGGTGAGAGGTGGAGTGTCGAGAGGAAGGAGGGTTGTAAACAGAGGGgagttgctgctgctgcactgGGGGCTGATGCTGGTGTGGGTGATGGTTGCCAGGGTAACGGTTGTAGCCCCAACTCCCCTGGCAACTGGTGGCTGTGCCACCCTGCCAGCTGGGGGAGCTGTAATGATGAGGGTGGGTGGTGGTTTGAGTCTGGGGTTGTGATTGTGGCTGAGACCCAGTTTGCAACAAGGACGGAGGAGTGGACTGGGTCTTGTCCAGGTGCTTATCCGCCTTATCCATTTTGTCTCTTTCTATTTTGACCTCAGCAGGAAGATTTTGTCCCCCGAGTTCCAGTGGTTTAAGAGcaggtggaggaggaagaggtggGGGCAAGGAGTGGGGAATGCTGGGGCTGTTATGGGAAAAATCTCCACCCACGGCAGATGTCTTTGTCACACATTGTGTGTTGGCTTTGGAATTCATTCTATTGCCACTTGGCACAGCATCAGTGCCAGTAGGTCCACCATACTCAACTTTACACATGAGTTTGGACTCCAGGGAGAAATAAGACTTCCTCCCTCCAGAGCTGTCATTTGAAGAATCCCCAGCTCCACGGAGCGAGGGATTGAGACCCGAGGAGGGGCAAGGATGGATAGGCTTAAGAGCACAGTCTTCAATTCGTGCATCCGTGTCCATCTTTTGTCCATCTCCACAGGGATCCTCCCCTCTCCGCTCTCGTAATGTCCTTCTGTCCTCTGAAGACACGTTTCCTGCGCTTCCATCTTTGCTTTTCTCCCGTTCCCTCTCTCCTTGCTTTGGTGAGTCAGGGCCCTCGGAATCAGAATCGAGGCTACCCAGAGGAGAAGCGGAGAGACTCGGGGATGAGGAACGATTGTCCTGGTCAATGTCCCGCCCACTGCTAAGGCTGCTGCTGCTATTTGCCAGGCTGCCCACAACCGAACTCCTGCTGCCCTGGGATTGGCCGTCTTCATTGTCACTCTCACGGGATTGGTTGGCCACCGAGGTTGGAGGCGGGACTGTGGCGGGAGCCAAGTTGTCAGTGGAGTGTGTTGATGTTGGAGGGTTCTGGTTGGCGGCTGGATCCTGACGAGAAAAGATCATTTGTGGATGAAGTAAAAATCAATGTTGTGAAAGGATCTATTGCCAGAGCACAGCAGAAATAACTCCTTATAGGTCAGACACACAAGCCATTTGGATGAATTATTCCACAGCTTTATATAACTGGCTGATGAAATGTAACACAAACCTGAACTTTCTGCCTTTTTGCAGGAGACACAAGTTCCTCCCCCTCGCTCTCGGATGAATCATGCCCTTGTGATCTGCGATTGAAGCGATTCCCAGCCAGTTCCTCACCGCCACCTCTTGGCTTAAGCGACACAATACTTTTAATTCTACAGACATGCGTTACTTTGAATGCATAGTGTTTTTAGACAAGTCAAAGACTCACTATCATGCAGGGCACATGCATTATCACAGATATCTATATTATAAACACACTACAAGTATACCAATGATTACAAGTACAAGGGTGAAAGTCATTATTACTATAATCACAATCATGGGCATGCATACACATTACATAAAGAGTGTACAGGCTCCAACCGTTTGTCTATCATTACGTTCAGGTCGAGTGGGGCTGGGGTGTGGGCGTCTACCCCTCCTCTCCTCGCTCGCCCCCCGCCGCCGCCCACTGCGCATGGGCATCTGCATGgtccaaaatgcaaaaatgttaacacaaaatgtcaaaacaggagGGGGTAGCAGGTTGTTCCAGGTGCAATATTAGGCATTTTGACcaagggttttcaaagtgtggcacagtagGACTCCACTTAGAGAATATAATACAGCCACGGCCTCCCCTACTCCctgaaaaaacaatttttatggAGCGGTTTTCTGTTCACGCCAGACTGTTTACTGCTCACACTCTCGGAactaaaatatattcattttgcCTTAAACATAACTGAGGTTAGCTtatcaagtttaaaaaatatttttttctttattttcctcaaGTTGCTACACTTCCGCTTTAGTCTTCTGGCGCCCCCTAGAGGATGcccgcctcacactttgaaaacagctGTTGTAGAACAATGTCAACCTGTCAATTTTCCAGTTTCTGGTCATCAAAGCACAATACCATGTCTATCCGTCTACATCTGTGTGTAAGGGTATTTTATAATGCCAAGACTGGGTAAAAAGTTTAGCACCTGGCACTCACTTATCCCTTCCTCTTgcgttgaaagcaattgtctgacatgtattttctacGTCACACCATGCGCTGACGACTGTTTGTCTAATTGCGGGATGCCGTGTCACTGTGTGAAAGCGCACCAATCCCACTTTGATGTGGTCTGTATAAATGGCACAGGAGAATACATGCCAGATCttctgttacagctctgatgCATCAACATTTTGAGGGATCTCTGTGCCAAGAGGCTATAGCATTGATTTTCAAACTGTGGCAAGAGTACCACTGTTGGTACATGGGCTCCATCTAGTGGTATGCAGAAACGGCAGAGGTTTTTttccatccaaccatcttctatgctgcttatcctcactagagtcgcgggtatgcttgtgcctatcccaactgacttcgggcgagaggcggggtacaccctggactggctgccAGCCCATCACCAgccagggcacatacagtactttcacactcacattcatatctatggacattTAGagctgccaattaacctaacatgcatgtttttggaatgtgggaagaaaccggagtacatacgcacgcacgggtagaacatgcaaactccacacagagatgcccaacggaaattcgaacccagatttttccgatctcctgactgtgtggccaaaatgctagcCACTAGGCCAATGTGCGGccccagagtttttttttttaagtaaaaatgaAATCGTATCGTGGAAATACTAGTATATGcaagaaatatgtaaaatagtCACTGGTGGTTGACTGGCCTGACTTCAGTTACAGGCTGTGTGCGTTCAGTCCCCACTCAGCAATGGTGtaaatggttgtctgtctctaAATGTGCActgattggctagcgaccagtacaggggtgtaccccgcctctcggcccaaaatcagctaggataggctacAGCTCACCCCTGAAACTGAACAAGatgagcagaagaaaatggatggctggacggATACAAATGTATTAACCACAGAGTCACTGAAATTGAGTTTCAAAATTCAGTTCAAATAAAATTTTCCTTTCCATTGTCTGGGAATAGAAGCCACATACACAAAGCTAGGTAACAAGTTAGGTACCTGGTGATAAACATTTGAGAACCACAGGATGAAAGAAGTCAGTGAGAGAGTAATTATGCTAAAGTTTTGCAAAAACTCTATGGCTGTGCGCCTCACCCATACCGATTCTTTGTGCGTCCGCGTTTTCATGATTTCTTCCTTATAATGCCCATTTTACAAAACACCAGGCATTGTATGGACTCGAATGGGTTGCTTCTGctgtttctgctgttgtttactCACTCCACTGAGAACCTGTAAAGAACCATAAACAAAGAAGGCATTATTTGGCCCGCAGATTTTTTAAAGACGGCATaaagtctctctctctttctctctctctctcacacacatacacacatacacacacacagggatgcAGAAATAACCGATGTGCAAAATAGGATCGACCACGTGCGGAGATGAAGAATTTGCACCATTGTGAAAACGTGTAATTTACAACTGCAGAAAGCCTCCCTTCATCGTTTAAAATTCCCAGCATGCCTCTCGCTCTTTCTGTCCCTGGATCAACACCActgctggcacacacacacacacacacagtggcggTTTGGCCTGTGTTCTTACACCAAAAACTTGATATTAGGTGTGCATGCAGTAGAACAGGCAGGCTAGGGAATAtggaggcacacacacacacacatacacacgcacacaaacaccccTCTGGCCACTTGTGGTTAACCCTATGTCCTATGACCTGGTTATGGCAGGATCACATGCTtatttgcaacaaaaaaagatcCATTTGGTGTATAATGAATGATGAATAAGGATATAAATAGTGTGCACAAAGGTGATTTTCTTTCCAGCTGCACGGCTACACATGACTATGCATTAATTATTAGTGTGTATGCTGCAGTGACATgcataatagaaaaaaatagagcaCACGTGTGTTTATGGACGtactctaataataataataatgaggatGCATGATGCATGGCACATACAGGTGGCAGCTACTGACTGGACTTATATGCAGGAATTAAGCACTGCAGTGCCAATGTAGAgatacatggatggataggtTAGAAAAGAGAATGGCGAAATTATCTCACGCCggctttgctttctttttttgcaggaATGTGGCTGTGCAGTCTCCCCGTAAGTCATCATGGAGCCTGAACGCAGCACCGGGATGACAATAAGGTACAATggaggggtgtgtgtgtatgggggggGGTAGATTCCAAAACACAcagcatacatttttttgtcagccCCCTTATTAATCCTGCTTACCTTTTAATATCCAACGATGTCTTCTAGTTCTactctcctttttccttccattGTTTCGCTTTCTCTCAACACACCGCCTcacgttgcaaaaaaaaaacccaacgaGGCGACTGAAAtcgtagcagcagcagcagcgtggAAAAATCTGAACTGTACAAATTGATGCGTATGTGCCCTGGCTTCTTACCCCACccccttttttttgcttttgcctcCACCTCCCCTCCTCCTTTCTTGTACCCCACTCTTCCTCCAAGacgacttttatttttttatatacgtATATGTCTCTCCCTGACTGGCTTTTTCTCTGTGAGAGGCACAATTTTAGCAGTGGAGAGAGGGATGAgagaaaggaggaggagaggagggcgTGATTTGCataaggaaaggaaaggaaaggaacgGGGGGAGAcgtcaggaggaggaggaggccaaAACTCTGAAGAGGGAGGGAGGGTCCCTCtggagtcacctttacagtacaCTGGATTATATTTGTCGTGCACACAAATACGTCGTAAAGATGCAAACCCAGCGTTAGCATAACAATAAAGACAAGAGTGATTTTAATTTGAATACAATAAGTTGTTGTCAAAGAATGTTCCCGTGATTGCTTCCACGTTCATGTCTGTCCTGCAGCTGTCTGTCTGAGCTTGTGTCCAGCCAAGCGGCTCTGCagacctcctcttcctcctccctccctctctctctctctctctctaccctTCACACAGCCCCCTGTCCCGTCTCCTATTGTGTGGTAACCATAGCAACCTAGCCGGAGACTGTTCCCAGTGCGCCTGCGTGGCTCCACAagccttttctttctttcttttttttttttttttaaccatcagTCGTCGTCACGGAGCAGCCTCGCCAAGCAGCACATAGCCAAACCTATCAGACTGGAGCATTCGGGCTGTCTCTGCTGGTCACTTGGTGTAACTGCAGAGGACAACGTGTCAAACATTCTGACTTCATTAAGATAACAATGTTCAGTTGAATGACGGATGAGTATTACGTATCTTGTAGTTACAAGAAAATAGCGTAATTCAATAAGAATGAAATTATAGATTTCTGATGCAAAGAAGTCACAGTTTTACACGAACAAAGTCATACTTTGGCGAGAGTAAGGTCGTAATGTAACAAGTTAACCCTAAtgccgaccctaatgaggataagcaacatagaggatggatggatgattggatATTACAAGTCAGAACCCccccactaccaccaccaccattttacaagaataaaatcttaAATTAACAGGATGTATGAGAAAAATGAGCACAAAAGTctcattttgcaagaaaacaaaTCTATGTAATTAATATTGCAAGATTAAAGTAATCATTTTCAAAGAAAGTCActatattttaatttcattttattgtttatttgatgtGGACATCAGAATTACATTGGACAAACCGGATGCATTGTTCGAGTGCTTCAGCACGTGCTAATTTGCAACACGTACAAAATAATAACGTAACataaaaagtgatcattttaggagaataatatCATGTGGGGgagaaagtcacaattttgggaaaataaagcaatactgtgtgaaaaaagtaatgattttatgagaaaaagttgtcattttgtgagaattaagccataatattatgaggggggAAAAGGCAACACTGGTGTGTACGGGAACATTACAAGAAAGggcataatattacaggaattacGTTTGAATATTATTTAGTTAGATTATAACTATATAGAATACATGTTGTATTATTATACGATTAAAGTTGCAACATTAGCAAAAAAGTAGTAACCACATGAGAGTAAAGTTGTATTTTGCAAGTGTGGGAATTTAGTCTGAAATAGTACAAGtttcttttgacattttgaccacttttttgccaaaatgcttTCTGAAAGTGTAATTTACCACTTTGCCCACTAGATAGCGCAATTACACCCTTAATTGTGCTTTTATTCACTTGCCCATTAAAATAaagatacagtatttgtatcaTTACTTGTCTTGGCCAATAAATATTGAGGCAGATGCGTTTATACAGTCAACATATAGCCATCTCTTTATTTGCCACAactacacacaaatagtgtttaaaGCTGCTTGGTGTTCACACTATAGGAAAGTTTGGGAAAGTGGTAGAACACAATAAAGACCAAAAGTCATCCACAGTTAGAGATAGGCGATCAGTGCAGGGTGACACAACAATAATTCAGTAAAGTCAACCACATAATAACCAAGCCTGGAGCAACACATTTGTTGTGCATTTCACACAATGATTGCTAGTATTATCATTATGTTTGCTTTATTGTCACCACTGGTGTTCAAAGTGCACTCGGGTTGCGAAAGTTGTGTCCAGCAAAGCGAGCCTGGTCACCCAACTCCTCCTCAATCCTGACAACATGACAAGTTGACAATGAATGTTGGAAAGGATGGAGAAGTACGGATGAGTTTATAGAGTCGACATACATTAGTGCTTCGCATTATAGACTTATGCATACAATTATATCAGGATACACACCTCATGAGCTGATTGTATTTAGCCAAACGTTCCGAACGACAAGGAGCTCCAGTTTTAATCTGAGGAAAGACAAAAAGACGTGGTGCGGGTTCATTATAATAAGCTTTGATAATGATCAGACCAAACCAGGAtagcaaacagatactttgcatgtgaacTTGATGGCTGCAGCAGTGTAAGGACACTTGATAATGCGAAAGTACATGTAAATGGCACCTAGTATCGTGGCATTCGTGTCTCTGTATACCTGTCCAGTGCAGAGTCCCACTACCAGGTCGGCAATAAAGGTGTCCTCTGTCTCACCCGAGCGGTGGCTTACCATCACTCCCCAGCCGTTCTCCTGAGCCAGCTTACAGCTGACGGGCAGAAAAAGAAGAATGACAAATCCTGTACACATTGACTGAAACTTAAAAAATCAATGCAAACACAAAATTTACTCACGCCTTAATGGCCTCCGTGATGGAGCCAATCTGGTTGACTTTAAGGAGAAGACAGTTGCAGGCCTTTTCCTCCACGGCTCGTTGTATCCTACGTGGGTTGGTGACCGTCAGATCATCCCCAACCACCTTCATGATGCAAACATCgcgtaaatacaaatacatatgatGTCTTTCCATCTAGTATCTGTTTATGTACCTATTCttttctgctttttaaaaatacattatagtgTTATTTGTCATTTAGCATGCTTCTTGAGCACATAAATGCACCTGGCAGCAgtgtttgaaaaagaaaaatctttATATTCTATAAATCTAGAATATTTTAATTTGGTGTTGCCGATTTTTCCTGTATCTAAGGACCTTGTGTCTTGTTTTCGAAgctattttgcttttttcccctgttTTTCCTTGTAAAGCAATTACAGCTGCAATTTACAATAAATATGTATGTTTATCCATTTTACCTGGATGCCCACTGAGGATGTAAACTGAGTCCAAGCAGGCCAGTCGTCCTGGTCAAAGGGGTCTTCAATGGAAACAACTGCAGGGAAGGCAGAAGAAGCCTTGAACGCTTGTTTACTCTGCTGTGCAATCATGTTCCACACAGATACAGCACACTATTATCTGGGCAAAGACACACATCCTCACTTGCCAAATGAGCACCATAATTAAAAGCTCTTTAAGAGGTCTAATTGTCAGGACTGGAGAGGCAACAAGCTTTCTTTTTGTCTCTGAGGTGACAGCCCTCGATGAAGAACTCGGAGGCGGCCACATCCATCCCGATCACTACTTTGTCTGTGTAGCCCGCCTTCTCTATGGCCGTCTTGATCAGCTCTAGAGCTGTGTGGTCACAcaagcaggaagtgatgtcacaagattctgaaagttttatttttttgcatttttaccttcactgtTCTCCTGAATGTTCGGGGCAAACCCGCCCTCGTCCCCCACATTGGTAGCATCTTGACCATACTTCTCCTTGATGACACTCCTCAGGGTCTGGT
It contains:
- the atn1 gene encoding atrophin-1 isoform X6, whose translation is MKTRTHKESMPMRSGRRRGASEERRGRRPHPSPTRPERNDRQTPRGGGEELAGNRFNRRSQGHDSSESEGEELVSPAKRQKVQDPAANQNPPTSTHSTDNLAPATVPPPTSVANQSRESDNEDGQSQGSRSSVVGSLANSSSSLSSGRDIDQDNRSSSPSLSASPLGSLDSDSEGPDSPKQGEREREKSKDGSAGNVSSEDRRTLRERRGEDPCGDGQKMDTDARIEDCALKPIHPCPSSGLNPSLRGAGDSSNDSSGGRKSYFSLESKLMCKVEYGGPTGTDAVPSGNRMNSKANTQCVTKTSAVGGDFSHNSPSIPHSLPPPLPPPPALKPLELGGQNLPAEVKIERDKMDKADKHLDKTQSTPPSLLQTGSQPQSQPQTQTTTHPHHYSSPSWQGGTATSCQGSWGYNRYPGNHHPHQHQPPVQQQQLPSVYNPPSSRHSTSHPSYLPHPHPHPHREYIPRYAGGGGDRDRGSVGDRERGARGELNREFSAPIGNNSNTNSGANGSGGMAGIQGREFAGLSVGQNREFQGSGRDGSSNIGAERRDFVPAFRDREQERERDLGREFPMPNQNQSRDFGPNGAGGGHTRDKDRGRWGEVGGQTREGNCNPNNSISQGNHPSSTSGLPVNPMLSRDPPASPQNNSSHPPHSSLPPHSHPTNSSNRDFPPPIDQAQTPSSGPDSFHREYPPAGGKDFSAGAPSSTGTNRDYLSPPGVTSNLGREFSGSGGMQNPSHPHYQPGPRDRERDSNLRESALYQNRGGPNQPPALSPSSATSHGHPPNAPYPPTQTSHTQQPPPGMAPNIRAPLYQSTAQTPPTHLSPLPSPSTNQMGGFSSFPPGSTSAPNMPLPGPGMPSPGCRPSPLHSTLNSHPNFSGTYHSNGSGSNNLANSNSNGGTPTNSNTNSQSPQNVSKGPPPLTNNNITTPTLPGGDVLSDSGLPQPPVIKEEPPEDRDESDSPPPVLRSPSPEPKPVDIPIHASQSARFHKVLDRGSSNSCARSDVLFVPLDGSKLWKKRNEVIERARREVEQRARDLREKERERERERERELDRHLQQQKDASAAAGARHGSSLFFPTSSSMILDPSSSSSCPGNPAAHPPPHTQHHPSHPHAHLPPAHHLHPSLSHAIPHSLLLPSMAGASAVVGGPQGALGIGIGGPYLGPDTPALRTLSEYARPHAMSPLGPASRAQAHHPQVHHGHPHVHPSFFLPQFQNHHALAHPHHLPADAATAAAILGFLYGGSLEGGHGVGGHPGVAGGPVPGGIGGSGLGGVGFPHAVAAHRERMKPGFEFKSDERVYPPSSIPDPAALALAHSHSHASAHAHAHSLLLGGGGGGPNEVSLYCTPPPPPPAGPPHLQNPTLPPVARPPNPPAPQSLSNPPPSSLLPSSHASSVPPPAAPPPTGPAAPPAAPPPPAPPTSNATSVQHPVPHSSFPSSLPSHLPPTTSSETYPTPTRSPASFERDRSGDRERERERDRTAPPAFGDRERERERERERGGSAGGGGGGSNANGGGTGGGSGGENMGRVQMLNVTPHHHQHSHIHSHLHLHQQDTALASSGGRGSPPDGPAGVGVSFGTPALPRSNTRHTHPGSPPH